In Candidatus Sulfotelmatobacter sp., the genomic stretch TGCTCGAACAGGCTCACCAGCTTCGCCTGGATCCCGTGATGATCGAGCAATCGCCGCGTGGTGCGCGTGTCTTCCGCGGCGATCACGTCCACCTCGCTCAGCGTGCGCACGGCACGTTGCGTGAGGTCGGCGAGATTTCCGATCGGAGTGGCCACGAGATACAGAGTTCCTCCGTCGCCGGAGGGGCGGACTCGGCTCACCTGAGTCATGACCGCGTGGATGGCGCGCCGCCGTTGAGGAGCGCGAGGCAAGGTAGCACGGCCGGCAGGGAGCGTCCATCGGCCGGGGGGTTCGAAATGCTCGAATTCAGCGTGCGGTCGCCTGTTCGAGGCGCGCGCCGATCGCGGCCTGGAACGCGCGCGCGGCGCGCTCCAGTCCGGCATCGTCCACGTCGAGGTGGACGATGGCGCGCAGCAGCTTGGGCCCGTACTTGGACATGCGGATCCCGCGCGATTCGAGCTCGGAGAGGATCGAGGCGGGGTCGAGCGCGGGATGCTGCAGCTCGACGAACAGGATATTGGTGTCGGGCTCCACCACGCGCACGCCGGGAATCGATCGCCACGCCGCCGCCAGCCGGCGCGTGCGCGCGTGATCCTCGGCCAGCCGCTCGACGTGGTGGTCGAGCGCGTGCAGGCACGCGGCGGCGAGAATCCCGACCTGGCGCATGCCGCCGCCGAAGCGCTTGCGCAGCCGGCGCGCGCGGCGAACCACTTCGGCCGAGCCCACCAGAATCGAGCCGATCGGGGCGCCGAGCCCCTTGGAGAAGCACATCATCACCGTGTCGGCGCACGCCGCCCATTCCGCGATCGGGATGCCGGTCGCGACGCTCGCGTTCCACAGGCGCGCACCGTCGAGGTGCACCCGCACCCCGCGCTCGCGCGCCGCAGCGCCCAGCTCGCGAAGCGCGGCCAGCGGCACGATGGCGCCGCCGGCGCGGTTGTGGGTGTTCTCCGCGCACACCAGCCGCAGATGCGCGACGTGGTCGTCCTCGCCCCGCAGCGACTGCAACAGCGCCCGCGCCGGGATCACGCCGCGCTCCCCGCGCACGATATGCGCGAGACAGCCGGAGTTGGCGGCGATCCCGCCCTGCTCGTAGAAGAAGATGTGGCTTTCGGATTCGAGCAGCACCTCGTCGCCCGGCTCGGTCTGGCTCGCGACCGCCAGCTGATTGCCCATGGTGCCGCTCGGCACATACAGCGCCGCCTCCTTGCCGGCCAGCGCGGCGACCCGACGCTCCAGCTCCTGCACCGTGGGATCGTCGCCGAACACGTCGTCGCCGACCTCGGCTTCGGCCATGGCGCGACGCATGGCGGTGGTCGGACGAGTGACGGTGTCGCTGCGGAGATCGACGATCGGCAGTTCGCTCATGAGTAAAGGCCTCGCGAGGGAGGTTGGAATCCAGAACCGTCTGAGTCTACGCGATCGCAGGCCGGCTGACAGCGCCGTGACAACTGCCGCCGCGGGGTGCATTGTGCTGGAGGGAACGTAAGGTCCTGTCGGGTCTGGCCATGCGCCGCGTCTCGTCGCTCGCGCATCCAAAGCCCGGTAGACGACGTCATCCCTCCGCCGCCGGCCACTCGCGAAGAGCGCGCCGCGGCCCTGGCTAAGGAGTGTTTCATGCCTTTCATGTTCGGTTTCGATCCGACCTGGGCGCTGCTGATCCCGGCGATGATCTTCGCCTTCTGGGCGCAGTGGCGGGTCCAGCACACCTATCAGAAATGGGCGCAAGTGCGCGCGGCGAATGGTTTGACCGGCCGCCAGATGGCGCAGAGCATCATGCAGCGGAACGGCATCAGCGACGTTCAGGTGCAGCCGGTCGGCGGCACGCTCAGCGACCACTACGACCCGCGGAACAAGACCGTGTCGCTGTCCGCACCGATCTATCAGGGGGACTCGATCTCCTCGATCGCGGTGGCGGCCCACGAAGTCGGCCACGTGCTCCAGCACGCGCAGGGGTACGCCTTGCTCAACCTGCGGTCGGCGATGGCGCCGGTGGTCGGATTCGCGAGCATGGCGGCGTTCCCGCTGTTCTTCATCGGCCTGTTCTTCCGCATCCCGGGAATTTCTCCGATGCTCATGGATCTCGGCATCCTGTTCTTCAGCGCCGCGGTGGTGTTCCATCTGGTGACGCTGCCGGTCGAGTTCGACGCTTCGAAGCGCGCGCTCGCCCAGCTCACCTCGAGCGGCGCCGTGATGCCTCAGGAAGTCGCCGGCGCCAAGCAGGTCCTGGACGCGGCAGCTCTGACTTACGTGGCCGCCGCGGCGATGGCGGCGCTGCAGCTGATTCGGCTGATCCTGATCCGCGACAGCCGGCGCTAGTCCGCGGGCCTGAATGACGAACGGGGTGGGAGGCCAGGCCTCCCACCCCATCTTGTTTCGGTCCGCCCGGGCGAAGGCTAGCCCTGTGAAACCATGTCCTTCAGCTCTTTCGAGACCTTGAACACCGGGACCTTGCGCGGATCCACGGGCACCGGCTCGCCGGTTCTCGGGTTGCGCGCGATGCGCGCCTTGCGATCCTTCACGCGGAACGTCCCGAACCCCCGGATCTCGATGTGATGGCCGCTGGCGAGAGCCCTGGCCACGGCGTTGAGAAAGGAGTCCACGGTCTCGGCCACGTCCTTCTTGGTGAGGCCGGTGCGTTCGGCGATCTGGTCCACGATATCCGCTTTGGTCATTGCGACCTCCTGAAGCCCCGACGCTCGGCTCGGTCTCGTCGACCGGTATGACGGACGCGTCTCGTGCAAATGCGAGGCTAGCAAGGGGATCGAAAACCGGTCAAGGCAGTTTTTTTCCAAGGCCTTGCGGGATTCCTCGGGTTGCCGGAGGCCGGGCGGGTCAGGCCGGGGGCTTCCCCTCGGTCGGCTCACCGAGAG encodes the following:
- a CDS encoding zinc metallopeptidase, which produces MPFMFGFDPTWALLIPAMIFAFWAQWRVQHTYQKWAQVRAANGLTGRQMAQSIMQRNGISDVQVQPVGGTLSDHYDPRNKTVSLSAPIYQGDSISSIAVAAHEVGHVLQHAQGYALLNLRSAMAPVVGFASMAAFPLFFIGLFFRIPGISPMLMDLGILFFSAAVVFHLVTLPVEFDASKRALAQLTSSGAVMPQEVAGAKQVLDAAALTYVAAAAMAALQLIRLILIRDSRR
- a CDS encoding HU family DNA-binding protein, translating into MSRPRGSPRPDPPGLRQPEESRKALEKNCLDRFSIPLLASHLHETRPSYRSTRPSRASGLQEVAMTKADIVDQIAERTGLTKKDVAETVDSFLNAVARALASGHHIEIRGFGTFRVKDRKARIARNPRTGEPVPVDPRKVPVFKVSKELKDMVSQG
- a CDS encoding GntG family PLP-dependent aldolase, which encodes MSELPIVDLRSDTVTRPTTAMRRAMAEAEVGDDVFGDDPTVQELERRVAALAGKEAALYVPSGTMGNQLAVASQTEPGDEVLLESESHIFFYEQGGIAANSGCLAHIVRGERGVIPARALLQSLRGEDDHVAHLRLVCAENTHNRAGGAIVPLAALRELGAAARERGVRVHLDGARLWNASVATGIPIAEWAACADTVMMCFSKGLGAPIGSILVGSAEVVRRARRLRKRFGGGMRQVGILAAACLHALDHHVERLAEDHARTRRLAAAWRSIPGVRVVEPDTNILFVELQHPALDPASILSELESRGIRMSKYGPKLLRAIVHLDVDDAGLERAARAFQAAIGARLEQATAR